Proteins encoded by one window of Nocardioides euryhalodurans:
- a CDS encoding cytochrome c oxidase subunit 4, whose translation MKAEAWIFAITTAFFVLVSPAYWFVTGDWTGTSALVMTTLLAAMVTLYLGFHAAKMDPRPEDRKDAEVADGAGELGFFPPYSWWPLWCALTLGVMVYAVALGLWWLLIIGGALGAVALSGLVFEYYRGEHAH comes from the coding sequence ATGAAGGCCGAGGCCTGGATCTTCGCCATCACGACCGCCTTCTTCGTGCTGGTCAGCCCGGCGTACTGGTTCGTGACCGGTGACTGGACCGGGACGTCCGCGCTGGTCATGACCACGCTGCTGGCGGCCATGGTGACCCTGTACCTCGGCTTCCACGCGGCCAAGATGGACCCGCGTCCCGAGGACCGCAAGGACGCCGAGGTGGCCGACGGGGCCGGCGAGCTGGGGTTCTTCCCGCCGTACTCCTGGTGGCCGCTGTGGTGCGCCCTCACCCTCGGCGTGATGGTCTACGCCGTCGCGCTGGGCCTGTGGTGGCTGCTGATCATCGGCGGTGCGCTCGGGGCGGTCGCGCTGTCCGGTCTGGTCTTCGAGTACTACCGCGGCGAGCACGCCCACTGA
- a CDS encoding L,D-transpeptidase: MSRTTRFAGSLALVATAALVASCSADSPAGESAPAQAAGSSQEATPAPPPVKISTNVARADVPVDRELHVTARNGELQKVTVTSGAGKLSGDIARDGSRWTATGRLEPGATYTVKTVAEGAEGERETQTDRFSTADLTLDEQTYASVAPLAGETVGVGMPVIVTFDVPVTDRAEIERHMSVTSTPQQAGTWHWVTDQEVHWRPKAYWKSGTEVSVDVDINSVDAGNGIYGQESRKVDFTVGDANIYKVDMDSHQMRVFSNGALLRTLPITTGEEPKFTTRSGTKVIIEKFREKRMNSETVGIDSDGPDGYDIDDVEYAMRVTYSGEFIHAAPWSVSSQGSANVSHGCTGMSTADAAWLYNMTKRGDVVEYVGTERPMTLYNGYGDWNADFGSYSQASALS, translated from the coding sequence ATGTCTCGGACCACCAGGTTCGCAGGATCCCTCGCCCTCGTGGCGACGGCTGCCCTCGTCGCGTCCTGCTCGGCCGACAGCCCCGCCGGCGAGAGTGCCCCGGCGCAGGCTGCCGGGAGCTCACAGGAGGCGACCCCCGCACCCCCGCCCGTGAAGATCTCGACCAACGTCGCGCGCGCGGACGTGCCGGTCGACCGCGAGCTGCACGTCACCGCCCGCAACGGCGAGCTGCAGAAGGTCACCGTCACCAGCGGTGCCGGCAAGCTGTCCGGTGACATCGCCCGCGACGGTTCCCGGTGGACCGCGACCGGACGGCTGGAGCCGGGGGCGACCTACACCGTGAAGACCGTGGCCGAGGGAGCCGAGGGCGAGCGCGAGACGCAGACCGATCGTTTCTCCACCGCCGACCTGACCCTCGACGAGCAGACCTACGCCTCGGTGGCGCCGCTCGCCGGCGAGACCGTCGGCGTCGGCATGCCGGTGATCGTCACCTTCGACGTGCCGGTGACCGACCGCGCCGAGATCGAGCGCCACATGAGCGTCACCAGCACGCCGCAGCAGGCCGGCACCTGGCACTGGGTGACCGACCAGGAGGTCCACTGGCGGCCGAAGGCGTACTGGAAGTCCGGGACCGAGGTCTCGGTCGACGTCGACATCAACAGCGTCGACGCCGGCAACGGGATCTACGGCCAGGAGAGCCGGAAGGTCGACTTCACCGTCGGCGACGCCAACATCTACAAGGTCGACATGGACTCCCACCAGATGCGCGTCTTCAGCAACGGCGCGCTGCTGCGGACCCTCCCGATCACGACGGGCGAGGAGCCGAAGTTCACCACCCGGTCCGGGACCAAGGTGATCATCGAGAAGTTCCGTGAGAAGCGCATGAACTCCGAGACCGTCGGCATCGACAGCGACGGCCCCGACGGCTACGACATCGACGACGTCGAGTACGCCATGCGGGTCACCTACTCCGGCGAGTTCATCCACGCCGCACCGTGGTCGGTGAGCTCGCAGGGCTCCGCCAACGTCAGCCACGGCTGCACCGGCATGAGCACCGCCGACGCCGCCTGGCTCTACAACATGACCAAGCGCGGCGACGTCGTCGAGTACGTCGGGACCGAGCGTCCGATGACGCTCTACAACGGGTACGGCGACTGGAACGCCGACTTCGGCTCGTACTCCCAGGCCTCGGCCCTGTCCTGA
- a CDS encoding nidogen-like domain-containing protein, producing MRRTAVHLLALITCVSGLGTTLPASAATGADGPPEAPPASTSATAEAPGRVHVTVTEARDPAEGTLVRVDATGGGRAVLDLRDSGALTVLPSGPLAVALEDGKGSVRVPFDVTGGRIGSLEVTARVLDEGRELGTGSSTLWVKQGTAGLEQSVASPLDVQVDSAAADARAAGAGEDQVEDTVAALIRREATVRTSSQVTALDDAPEFVSVSGTARYEDRNGVLHPIREADIAVYDAYASNDVPVDVGTTGRDGSYSLSVPPNLYEEHSVYVEVRARTDHAAVVLPYFLGIDNAFAIYSDPVEDVPDGADVDIDLVGEESEEPGRAFAVLDALVSGAEYLEEDLGEDAGFIEVDFPTSDSNNNYDDGQLHIQLSNFDNWDLLLHEYGHYVADRFDIEDNPGGPHFFSDNLSETGGRDKDEGTHMAWAEGWPTYFGISLQQELDVAAMNLPSAGDTSYDDIGDTPADYDLESNGSYEGEDNEVAVQRFLWDMYDDTSEYGDDVSWSDSSIWYDVSSSNSERLSHAVQAMLPADTSPGFADGPNCLLTEQGMAPDLDFSSVTVTGVASDEPPQVEWEPGGGGPAYRNDRFVVRFYDAAWEPLLESGDVSGTSWTPSRQEWDQVARGHGAQVRVAVTGWQGDDPQTGPYTSCSSELEIDGAVDQRESCTEVSLPPNDDGSSQSVALPFAPNFFGTTYTHTYVNNNGNVTFDSPMSTFTPFRLDASTPPIIAPFFADVDTRGEGSAPVTYSVGETTFGGRQAFCVNWLNVGYYSGHYDKLNSFQLLLVDRSDLGVGDFDIVFNYDGIQWETGDASGGSGGLGGTSAGAGFSAGTNDEAAFFELPGSLQNGAFLDGGPRSLAAGSRNSTEPGRYVFPVRNGIPPSGAARITGEVTATPGLLEVPVSDASVQVCPAEGGRCVYLGRTGSDGTYDANGLPPGAYDVSVYPPADVVARPQHVRDVTLAAGERLRLDVELEELGGLPDGASLEPSQPGSDGVLVAYWQDELALTTAACPGGSGSYEVFQDGASLLVGDLTEVSAGRYRGTIPPFHPVHGYVTVVVHVDCPEGTDDMTFSFDVYIDPSGLVRTPSGRPVAGATVTLFRSDDPNGPFTVVPDGSAIMSPANRTNPSLTDDRGHFGWDVITGYYRVRAEKEGCTAVDGAAYVESRVMEIPPPVTDLDLRLLCSEPPVLTVADATLEGNTTGGWAGPITGVTATDPDGGEVELVNDAPALLPLGETSVTWTATDEDGEQATATQVVTVADTTAPIITCPPDVRGVVGEDVAQVPAQAVDVVDPAPVVSATWPERFGPGTSVVVHRAVDGSGNASQCRQSVTLSYDFDGFLPPFPQRQDSVRAGSALPMKWKLRDAAGNLVVDRATFVGLEVDGAGADVRALELSPEGTYQVVVKTPRSWAGTTRRFVLVLADGSRHEVGARFR from the coding sequence ATGCGTCGTACTGCTGTGCACCTGCTTGCCCTGATCACCTGCGTCAGCGGGCTCGGGACCACCCTGCCGGCCTCGGCCGCCACCGGAGCGGACGGTCCACCAGAGGCGCCGCCGGCGTCGACCAGCGCGACTGCCGAGGCTCCGGGACGGGTCCACGTGACCGTCACGGAGGCACGCGACCCGGCCGAGGGAACGCTCGTCCGCGTCGACGCGACCGGGGGTGGACGCGCCGTCCTGGACCTGCGCGACAGCGGGGCGCTGACGGTGCTCCCGTCAGGGCCGCTCGCCGTCGCGCTCGAGGACGGGAAGGGCTCGGTCCGCGTGCCCTTCGACGTCACCGGCGGCCGGATCGGCAGCCTCGAGGTGACTGCCCGGGTCCTCGACGAGGGCCGCGAGCTCGGCACCGGCAGCAGCACGCTGTGGGTGAAGCAGGGGACGGCCGGCCTCGAGCAGAGCGTCGCCTCTCCGCTGGACGTCCAGGTCGACAGCGCCGCCGCCGACGCGCGCGCCGCCGGTGCCGGCGAAGACCAGGTCGAGGACACGGTCGCCGCGCTGATCCGTCGCGAGGCCACCGTCCGCACGAGCAGCCAGGTCACGGCGCTGGACGACGCACCCGAGTTCGTGAGCGTCAGCGGCACTGCCCGGTACGAGGACCGCAACGGGGTGCTGCACCCGATCCGGGAGGCCGACATCGCGGTCTACGACGCCTACGCCAGCAACGACGTCCCGGTGGACGTCGGCACCACCGGCAGGGATGGCTCGTACTCGCTCTCCGTCCCGCCGAACCTCTACGAGGAGCACTCCGTCTACGTGGAGGTCCGCGCCCGGACCGACCACGCGGCCGTGGTGCTGCCCTACTTCCTGGGCATCGACAACGCCTTCGCGATCTACTCCGACCCGGTCGAGGACGTCCCGGACGGGGCGGACGTCGACATCGACCTCGTCGGGGAGGAGAGCGAGGAGCCCGGCCGGGCCTTCGCGGTGCTCGACGCCCTGGTCTCCGGGGCCGAGTACCTCGAGGAGGACCTGGGGGAGGACGCAGGGTTCATCGAGGTCGACTTCCCGACCTCCGACTCCAACAACAACTACGACGACGGCCAGCTGCACATCCAGCTCAGCAACTTCGACAACTGGGACCTGCTGCTCCACGAGTACGGCCACTACGTGGCCGACCGCTTCGACATCGAGGACAACCCCGGGGGCCCGCACTTCTTCAGCGACAACCTGTCCGAGACGGGTGGCCGCGACAAGGACGAGGGCACCCACATGGCCTGGGCGGAGGGCTGGCCGACGTACTTCGGCATCAGCCTGCAGCAGGAGCTCGACGTCGCGGCGATGAACCTCCCGAGCGCGGGCGACACCAGCTACGACGACATCGGTGACACGCCGGCCGACTACGACCTCGAGAGCAACGGGTCCTACGAGGGTGAGGACAACGAGGTCGCCGTCCAGCGCTTCCTGTGGGACATGTACGACGACACCTCCGAGTACGGCGACGACGTCTCGTGGAGCGACTCCAGCATCTGGTACGACGTCTCCAGCTCGAACTCCGAGCGGCTCAGCCACGCCGTCCAGGCGATGCTCCCCGCCGACACCAGCCCGGGCTTCGCCGACGGCCCGAACTGCCTGCTGACCGAGCAGGGGATGGCCCCGGACCTCGACTTCTCGTCCGTCACCGTGACCGGTGTCGCCTCCGACGAGCCGCCGCAGGTCGAGTGGGAGCCGGGCGGCGGCGGGCCGGCCTACCGCAACGACCGCTTCGTCGTCCGCTTCTACGACGCCGCCTGGGAGCCGCTGCTGGAGTCCGGCGACGTGAGCGGCACCAGCTGGACGCCCTCGCGGCAGGAGTGGGACCAGGTCGCGCGCGGGCACGGCGCCCAGGTGCGGGTCGCGGTCACCGGCTGGCAGGGCGACGACCCGCAGACCGGCCCCTACACGAGCTGCTCCTCCGAGCTCGAGATCGACGGTGCCGTCGACCAGCGGGAGTCGTGCACGGAGGTGTCGCTGCCGCCGAACGACGACGGCTCCTCGCAGTCCGTGGCGCTGCCGTTCGCGCCGAACTTCTTCGGCACGACCTACACGCACACGTACGTGAACAACAACGGCAACGTCACCTTCGACAGCCCGATGAGCACGTTCACACCGTTCCGGCTCGATGCGAGCACGCCACCGATCATCGCGCCGTTCTTCGCCGACGTGGACACGCGGGGCGAGGGCAGCGCACCGGTGACGTACTCGGTGGGTGAGACCACGTTCGGTGGGCGGCAGGCGTTCTGCGTGAACTGGCTGAACGTGGGCTACTACAGCGGTCACTACGACAAGCTCAACAGCTTCCAGCTGCTGCTCGTCGACCGTTCCGACCTGGGCGTCGGCGACTTCGACATCGTCTTCAACTACGACGGCATCCAGTGGGAGACCGGTGACGCCAGCGGCGGCAGCGGCGGCCTCGGCGGGACCTCGGCGGGCGCCGGCTTCTCGGCCGGGACCAACGACGAGGCCGCCTTCTTCGAGCTCCCGGGCTCGCTGCAGAACGGCGCCTTCCTCGACGGCGGTCCGCGGAGCCTCGCCGCGGGCAGTCGCAACTCGACCGAGCCGGGACGCTACGTGTTCCCGGTGCGCAACGGGATCCCACCCTCGGGGGCAGCCCGGATCACCGGTGAGGTCACCGCGACGCCCGGCCTGCTCGAGGTACCGGTGTCGGACGCGTCGGTCCAGGTGTGCCCGGCCGAGGGTGGGCGCTGCGTCTACCTCGGTCGGACCGGCTCCGACGGGACGTACGACGCCAACGGGCTGCCGCCCGGTGCCTACGACGTGTCGGTCTATCCGCCGGCCGACGTGGTGGCGCGGCCGCAGCACGTGCGCGACGTGACCCTGGCGGCCGGCGAGCGGCTGAGGCTCGACGTCGAGCTCGAGGAGCTCGGGGGACTGCCCGACGGCGCCAGCCTCGAGCCGTCCCAGCCCGGCTCGGACGGCGTGCTCGTGGCCTACTGGCAGGACGAGCTCGCCCTGACGACCGCCGCGTGCCCGGGGGGCTCCGGCTCCTACGAGGTCTTCCAGGACGGCGCCAGCCTGCTGGTGGGCGACCTGACCGAGGTCTCGGCCGGGCGCTACCGCGGCACGATCCCGCCGTTCCACCCGGTGCACGGATACGTCACCGTCGTGGTGCACGTGGACTGTCCTGAGGGGACCGACGACATGACGTTCTCCTTCGACGTCTACATCGACCCGAGCGGGCTGGTGCGGACGCCGAGCGGCCGCCCGGTGGCCGGGGCGACCGTGACGCTGTTCCGGTCCGACGACCCGAACGGGCCCTTCACGGTGGTCCCGGACGGCAGCGCGATCATGTCGCCCGCCAACCGCACCAACCCCTCGCTGACCGACGACCGCGGCCACTTCGGCTGGGACGTCATCACCGGCTACTACCGGGTGCGCGCGGAGAAGGAGGGCTGCACGGCGGTGGACGGTGCTGCGTACGTCGAGAGCCGGGTCATGGAGATCCCACCCCCGGTCACCGACCTCGACCTGCGGCTGCTCTGCAGCGAGCCGCCGGTGCTCACCGTGGCGGACGCGACCCTGGAGGGCAACACGACCGGAGGCTGGGCGGGACCGATCACCGGTGTCACGGCCACCGACCCGGACGGCGGGGAGGTGGAGCTCGTCAACGACGCGCCGGCGCTCCTCCCGCTGGGGGAGACGAGCGTGACCTGGACCGCGACCGACGAGGACGGCGAGCAGGCCACGGCCACGCAGGTCGTCACCGTGGCGGACACGACCGCCCCGATCATCACCTGCCCGCCGGACGTGCGGGGTGTGGTGGGGGAGGACGTGGCGCAGGTCCCGGCGCAGGCCGTGGACGTCGTCGACCCTGCCCCGGTGGTGTCGGCCACCTGGCCCGAGCGCTTCGGGCCGGGGACGAGCGTCGTGGTCCACCGGGCCGTGGACGGCAGCGGCAACGCGTCGCAGTGCCGGCAGTCGGTGACCCTGAGCTACGACTTCGACGGGTTCCTGCCGCCGTTCCCCCAGCGGCAGGACTCCGTACGCGCAGGCTCGGCGCTGCCGATGAAGTGGAAGCTCCGCGACGCGGCCGGCAACCTGGTGGTCGACCGTGCCACCTTCGTCGGGCTGGAGGTCGACGGTGCCGGTGCGGACGTACGCGCGCTGGAGCTCTCGCCCGAGGGGACCTACCAGGTGGTCGTGAAGACGCCGCGGTCGTGGGCGGGCACCACCCGCCGATTCGTGCTGGTGCTGGCCGACGGGTCGCGGCACGAGGTGGGGGCCCGCTTCCGGTAG
- a CDS encoding cytochrome b, which produces MSIDTSKVATSNTTTAATAKKPNPIGAAATWADDRLGLAALGKKQLRKVFPDHWSFMLGEIALWSFVVLLLTGTFLTLWFRPSMVEVTYMGSYDQLRGIHMSEAYASTLDISFDVRGGLLMRQMHHWSAMLFIAAMMVHMMRVFFTGAFRKPRELNWVIGCLLLLLGTLEGFTGYSLPDDLLSGTGIRAADGFMKSMPVVGTYMSFFLFGGEFPGDAIISRLYVVHVLLLPGIILALIAAHMLLLVYHKHTQWPGPGRTEKNVVGYPLMPVYMAKAGGFFFIVFGITALMGGLLSINPVWKYGPYDPSKVTAGSQPDWYMGWPDGALRIMPGWESTIGPYTLSWNVFLPIIVLPGVAFTVLLLLPFLESWITGDKREHHLLDRPRNAPTRTAVFVALMTFYGLMWAAGGNDILAITFDLSINQITYFMRAAVFVGPVIAFFITRRWCISLQRADNERLLHGYETGIIMRSAEGGYSERHLPINETSAYTLTARDRDHVYEAGSESDDNGVAAPGTRIQRIRARLSRGWYGHNVQKPTAEELQDAHAHAEHEHELQAGLDHPADGHQFDGHHTVDEESLRH; this is translated from the coding sequence ATGAGCATCGACACGAGCAAGGTCGCCACCAGCAACACCACCACGGCGGCCACGGCCAAGAAGCCGAACCCGATCGGCGCGGCGGCCACGTGGGCCGACGACCGCCTCGGCCTGGCCGCCCTCGGCAAGAAGCAGCTGCGCAAGGTCTTCCCCGACCACTGGTCCTTCATGCTGGGCGAGATCGCGCTGTGGAGCTTCGTCGTGCTGCTCCTCACCGGCACGTTCCTCACCCTGTGGTTCCGCCCCTCCATGGTCGAGGTCACCTACATGGGCAGCTACGACCAGCTGCGCGGCATCCACATGTCCGAGGCGTACGCCTCGACGCTCGACATCTCCTTCGACGTCCGCGGCGGCCTGCTGATGCGGCAGATGCACCACTGGTCGGCGATGCTCTTCATCGCCGCGATGATGGTGCACATGATGCGCGTCTTCTTCACGGGCGCGTTCCGCAAGCCGCGCGAGCTCAACTGGGTGATCGGCTGCCTGCTGCTGCTCCTCGGCACGCTCGAGGGCTTCACCGGCTACTCCCTGCCCGACGACCTGCTCTCCGGCACCGGCATCCGGGCCGCCGACGGCTTCATGAAGTCGATGCCCGTGGTCGGCACGTACATGTCGTTCTTCCTGTTCGGCGGCGAGTTCCCGGGTGACGCGATCATCTCGCGCCTCTACGTCGTCCACGTGCTGCTGCTGCCCGGCATCATCCTGGCGCTGATCGCTGCCCACATGCTGCTGCTCGTCTACCACAAGCACACGCAGTGGCCCGGTCCCGGGCGCACCGAGAAGAACGTCGTCGGCTACCCGCTGATGCCGGTCTACATGGCCAAGGCCGGTGGCTTCTTCTTCATCGTCTTCGGCATCACCGCTCTCATGGGTGGCCTGCTGTCGATCAACCCGGTGTGGAAGTACGGCCCCTACGACCCGTCCAAGGTGACGGCCGGTTCCCAGCCCGACTGGTACATGGGCTGGCCCGACGGCGCGCTGCGGATCATGCCGGGGTGGGAGTCGACGATCGGCCCCTACACGCTCTCCTGGAACGTGTTCCTGCCGATCATCGTGCTGCCCGGCGTGGCGTTCACGGTGCTGCTGCTGCTGCCGTTCCTGGAGTCGTGGATCACCGGCGACAAGCGTGAGCACCACCTGCTCGACCGCCCGCGCAACGCGCCGACCCGGACCGCGGTGTTCGTCGCGCTGATGACCTTCTACGGCCTGATGTGGGCTGCGGGCGGCAACGACATCCTGGCGATCACCTTCGACCTGAGCATCAACCAGATCACCTACTTCATGCGAGCGGCAGTGTTCGTCGGACCGGTGATCGCGTTCTTCATCACGCGTCGCTGGTGCATCTCGCTGCAGCGCGCCGACAACGAGCGACTGCTCCACGGCTACGAGACCGGCATCATCATGCGGTCGGCCGAGGGCGGCTACTCCGAGCGGCACCTGCCGATCAACGAGACGTCCGCCTACACGCTCACGGCCCGCGACCGGGACCACGTCTACGAGGCGGGCTCCGAGAGCGACGACAACGGCGTGGCGGCGCCCGGCACCCGCATCCAGCGGATCCGGGCCCGGCTCTCCCGCGGCTGGTACGGGCACAACGTGCAGAAGCCGACCGCCGAGGAGCTGCAGGACGCTCACGCGCACGCCGAGCACGAGCACGAGCTGCAGGCAGGACTCGACCACCCGGCCGACGGCCACCAGTTCGACGGCCACCACACGGTCGACGAGGAGAGCCTGCGCCACTGA
- a CDS encoding ubiquinol-cytochrome c reductase iron-sulfur subunit — MSSHDVHDEHLPAHRSETTPATEPIADPGLPAHQWRPTDVDPAAEKRAERQVATMFGLSAVCTVLFVVSYFVFEIGEVTTTIAGLGASTVALGTTLAGALLFIGIGIIQWARKLMSDHEIVEMRHPAASSDADRAETVAAFNTGLEESGIGRRPLVRNSLLGAIGVLALPVPVVLLRDLGPLPGDTLKSTIWEPDMRVVRDVTGTPIRPADLEVGDLVNAEPAALFETDEEGEPLVEGVELQVEKAKGAVILVRIEPDDITPGPGRDDWGVDGILCYSKICTHVGCPISLYERTTHHVLCPCHQSTFDLADAAKVVFGPAARPLPQLPLAVDSEGYLVAQRDFDEPVGPSFWERDSR, encoded by the coding sequence GTGAGTTCCCACGACGTGCACGACGAGCACCTCCCGGCGCACCGGTCCGAGACCACGCCCGCCACGGAGCCGATCGCCGACCCCGGCCTGCCGGCCCACCAGTGGCGGCCCACCGACGTCGACCCGGCTGCCGAGAAGCGCGCCGAGCGCCAGGTGGCGACCATGTTCGGCCTCTCGGCCGTCTGCACGGTGCTGTTCGTGGTGTCCTACTTCGTCTTCGAGATCGGTGAGGTCACCACCACCATCGCCGGCCTCGGCGCCTCGACCGTCGCCCTCGGCACCACCCTCGCCGGCGCGCTGCTGTTCATCGGCATCGGCATCATCCAGTGGGCCCGCAAGCTGATGTCCGACCACGAGATCGTCGAGATGCGCCACCCGGCCGCCTCCAGCGACGCCGACCGTGCCGAGACGGTCGCGGCCTTCAACACCGGCCTCGAGGAGTCCGGCATCGGCCGCCGGCCACTGGTGCGCAACTCGCTGCTCGGCGCGATCGGCGTGCTCGCGCTGCCGGTCCCCGTCGTGCTGCTGCGCGACCTCGGACCGCTGCCCGGGGACACCCTCAAGAGCACCATCTGGGAGCCCGACATGCGCGTCGTCCGCGACGTGACCGGGACCCCCATCCGCCCCGCCGACCTCGAGGTCGGCGACCTGGTCAACGCCGAGCCCGCCGCGCTCTTCGAGACCGACGAGGAGGGCGAGCCGCTGGTCGAGGGCGTCGAGCTCCAGGTCGAGAAGGCCAAGGGCGCGGTCATCCTGGTCCGGATCGAGCCCGACGACATCACGCCCGGACCGGGCCGTGACGACTGGGGCGTCGACGGGATCCTCTGCTACTCCAAGATCTGCACCCACGTCGGGTGCCCGATCTCGCTCTACGAGCGGACCACCCACCACGTGCTGTGCCCCTGCCACCAGTCCACCTTCGACCTCGCCGACGCGGCGAAGGTCGTCTTCGGCCCGGCCGCACGGCCACTGCCCCAATTGCCCCTCGCAGTAGACTCCGAGGGATATCTCGTGGCGCAGCGAGACTTCGACGAGCCGGTCGGACCGAGCTTCTGGGAGCGTGACTCACGATGA
- a CDS encoding c-type cytochrome, whose product MRFLNRSAGRISRHRRGPLAGLLVLLLGLLLTGGLYTMFSPAQAQETQSDEELIAKGRELFTVSCAFCHGQNGEGVRTIDGNQLGPSLVGVGAAAVDFQVGTGRMPMTQPGQQAVRKQVVFTDEETAAMAAYVASLGPGPAIPDESDYSLEGLSDEERQEAIVRGGQIFLTNCTACHNFTGSGGAMPRGGFAPNILDVEDRYVYMAMLTGPQSMPNFSNGNLTPEAKRDVIAYLNSIEENPDYGGFGMGGLGPVAEGMYAWLAGIGILIGFAVWIAAHGARSNKEKVEA is encoded by the coding sequence GTGCGCTTCCTGAACCGTTCCGCCGGCCGGATCTCCCGCCACCGCCGCGGTCCGCTCGCCGGCCTCCTGGTGCTGCTGCTGGGGCTGCTGCTCACCGGCGGGCTCTACACCATGTTCTCCCCCGCCCAGGCGCAGGAGACCCAGTCCGACGAGGAGCTCATCGCCAAGGGCCGTGAGCTGTTCACCGTCAGCTGCGCCTTCTGCCACGGTCAGAACGGCGAGGGTGTCCGCACCATCGACGGCAACCAGCTCGGCCCGTCGCTGGTCGGCGTCGGCGCAGCCGCCGTCGACTTCCAGGTCGGCACCGGCCGGATGCCCATGACCCAGCCCGGCCAGCAGGCCGTCCGCAAGCAGGTCGTCTTCACCGACGAGGAGACCGCCGCGATGGCGGCGTACGTCGCCTCGCTCGGCCCCGGTCCGGCCATCCCCGACGAGTCCGACTACAGCCTCGAGGGGCTCTCCGACGAGGAGCGCCAGGAGGCGATCGTCCGCGGCGGCCAGATCTTCCTGACCAACTGCACCGCGTGCCACAACTTCACCGGCTCGGGCGGCGCCATGCCCCGCGGCGGCTTCGCGCCCAACATCCTCGACGTGGAGGACCGCTACGTCTACATGGCGATGCTGACCGGCCCGCAGTCCATGCCGAACTTCTCCAACGGCAACCTGACGCCCGAGGCCAAGCGCGACGTCATCGCCTACCTCAACTCGATCGAGGAGAACCCCGACTACGGCGGCTTCGGCATGGGTGGCCTCGGCCCCGTGGCCGAGGGCATGTACGCCTGGCTCGCCGGCATCGGCATCCTGATCGGCTTCGCCGTGTGGATCGCCGCCCACGGCGCCCGCTCGAACAAGGAGAAGGTGGAAGCGTGA
- a CDS encoding cytochrome c oxidase subunit 3, with product MVSVGTIIWLSSELMFFAALFASYFTIRAVSPDLWAQNTELLDVPFASVNTTILVLSSLTCQLGVFAAERGQVGRTGSVFKMGGWGLREWFLLTYVMGAVFIAGQAIEYATLVQEGVTIQDSAYGTMFYLTTGFHGLHVTGGLVAFLFVLGRTYIARKFTHEQAVSAIVVSYYWHFVDVVWIGLFATIYLIK from the coding sequence ATGGTCAGCGTCGGCACGATCATCTGGCTCTCCAGCGAGCTGATGTTCTTCGCCGCCCTGTTCGCGTCGTACTTCACGATCCGTGCGGTCTCGCCGGACCTCTGGGCCCAGAACACCGAGCTCCTCGACGTCCCGTTCGCGTCGGTCAACACCACGATCCTGGTGCTGTCCTCGCTCACCTGCCAGCTGGGCGTCTTCGCCGCCGAGCGCGGCCAGGTCGGCCGCACCGGCTCGGTGTTCAAGATGGGCGGCTGGGGGCTGCGCGAGTGGTTCCTGCTCACCTACGTCATGGGCGCCGTCTTCATCGCCGGCCAGGCCATCGAGTACGCCACGCTGGTCCAGGAGGGCGTGACGATCCAGGACTCGGCGTACGGCACGATGTTCTACCTCACGACCGGCTTCCACGGCCTGCACGTGACCGGCGGGCTGGTGGCCTTCCTCTTCGTGCTCGGCCGGACCTACATCGCCCGGAAGTTCACCCACGAGCAGGCCGTCAGCGCGATCGTCGTGTCCTACTACTGGCACTTCGTCGACGTCGTCTGGATCGGCCTGTTCGCGACGATTTACCTGATCAAGTGA